One segment of Streptomyces sp. TG1A-8 DNA contains the following:
- the wblA gene encoding transcriptional regulator WblA, with protein MGWVTDWSAQAACRTTDPDELFVQGAAQNRAKAVCTGCPVRTECLADALDNRVEFGVWGGMTERERRALLRRRPTVTSWRRLLETARSEYERGTGMVSLDSDEVYENYAAVG; from the coding sequence ATGGGCTGGGTAACCGACTGGAGTGCGCAGGCTGCCTGCCGCACTACCGATCCGGATGAACTGTTCGTTCAAGGAGCAGCGCAGAACAGGGCCAAGGCGGTGTGCACCGGATGCCCGGTACGCACCGAGTGCCTGGCCGACGCACTGGACAACCGCGTCGAGTTCGGCGTGTGGGGAGGCATGACGGAGCGGGAGCGCCGCGCGCTGCTGCGCCGGCGGCCCACCGTGACGTCCTGGCGCAGACTGCTGGAGACGGCCCGCTCGGAGTACGAGCGCGGCACCGGGATGGTGTCCCTCGACAGCGACGAGGTGTACGAGAACTACGCGGCGGTCGGCTGA
- a CDS encoding GatB/YqeY domain-containing protein yields the protein MTTTLKSKLQDDLNAAIKERDELRSSTLRLTLAAITKEEVAGKQKRELSDDEVLKVIAKEAKKRREAAEAFAQGGRAESAEREEAEGEVLAAYLPKQMSDEELDAIVAQAVEEAKAAGAEGPRAMGAVMKIVNPKVAGQAEGGRVAAAVRKLLQG from the coding sequence ATGACCACCACGCTCAAGTCGAAGCTGCAGGACGACCTCAACGCCGCCATCAAGGAGCGCGACGAGCTGCGCTCCTCGACGCTGCGGCTGACGCTCGCCGCGATCACCAAGGAGGAGGTCGCGGGCAAGCAGAAGCGGGAGCTGTCCGACGACGAGGTCCTCAAGGTGATCGCCAAGGAGGCCAAGAAGCGCCGTGAGGCGGCCGAGGCCTTCGCGCAGGGTGGTCGTGCCGAGTCGGCGGAGCGGGAGGAGGCGGAGGGCGAGGTGCTTGCCGCGTACCTGCCCAAGCAGATGTCCGACGAGGAACTGGACGCGATCGTCGCCCAGGCCGTCGAGGAGGCGAAGGCGGCCGGGGCCGAGGGGCCGCGGGCCATGGGCGCCGTCATGAAGATCGTGAACCCGAAGGTGGCCGGCCAGGCCGAGGGCGGCCGCGTCGCCGCCGCGGTGAGGAAGCTCCTCCAGGGCTGA
- a CDS encoding metallophosphoesterase, with protein MRARYGVPLGIMAAGAAGLAYAAGFEARSFRLRRVTVPVLPPGIRPLRVLQVSDIHMVGGQRKKQRWLRSLAGLRPDFVINTGDNLSDPEGVPEVLDALGPLLEFPGAYVFGSNDYYGPKLRNPARYLMEKANGRHGLNGNAPAVGVIHNPWEDLRDGFDAAGWLNLTNTRGALKVEGVSIELTGLDDPHIKRDRYAQVAGGPSGTHDFSMGVVHAPYLRVLDAFTADDYPLVLAGHTHGGQLCIPFHGALVTNCDLDTDRVKGLSTHTAEGRTSYLHVSAGCGTNRYTPVRFACPPEATLLTLVGRERGTGA; from the coding sequence ATGCGCGCGCGATACGGAGTACCCCTGGGAATCATGGCGGCAGGCGCCGCCGGACTGGCGTACGCGGCGGGCTTCGAGGCCCGCTCCTTCCGCCTGCGACGGGTGACGGTCCCCGTCCTGCCGCCGGGCATACGCCCCTTGCGCGTGTTGCAGGTCTCCGACATCCACATGGTCGGCGGCCAGCGCAAGAAGCAGCGCTGGCTGCGGTCGCTGGCGGGGCTGCGTCCCGACTTCGTGATCAACACGGGCGACAACCTCTCGGACCCCGAGGGCGTCCCCGAGGTCCTCGACGCCCTCGGCCCGCTGCTGGAGTTCCCGGGCGCCTACGTCTTCGGCTCCAACGACTACTACGGCCCCAAGCTCCGCAACCCGGCCCGCTACCTGATGGAGAAGGCCAACGGCCGGCACGGCCTGAACGGCAACGCGCCGGCCGTGGGCGTGATCCACAACCCCTGGGAGGACCTCAGGGACGGGTTCGACGCGGCGGGCTGGCTGAACCTGACGAACACCAGGGGAGCCCTGAAGGTCGAGGGCGTGTCCATCGAGCTGACCGGCCTGGACGACCCCCACATCAAGCGCGACCGCTACGCGCAGGTGGCCGGCGGCCCCTCCGGGACGCACGACTTCTCGATGGGCGTGGTCCACGCGCCGTACCTGCGCGTCCTGGACGCCTTCACGGCGGACGACTACCCCCTGGTCCTGGCCGGCCACACCCACGGCGGCCAGCTCTGCATCCCCTTCCACGGCGCCCTGGTCACCAACTGCGACCTGGACACCGACCGGGTGAAGGGCCTGTCCACGCACACGGCGGAGGGCCGCACCTCCTACCTGCACGTCTCGGCGGGCTGCGGCACCAACCGCTACACCCCGGTCCGCTTCGCCTGCCCGCCGGAGGCGACCCTGCTGACGCTGGTGGGAAGGGAGCGGGGCACGGGGGCGTAA
- a CDS encoding Pr6Pr family membrane protein, translating to MTAPIPRDIPDLPAVPAPPRLLPAPVPATAVVAPARCPGTALFRLLTAVAAAGAVALELLLGTPARVLSYFGVQTNILLALVMLLSASRAWRARRSLPASVTGAALLYAVVTALVHQLLLAHTTPPFSMTGAATAPERWHGQWVALQLLHTLVPAAVLLDWLILTPAARLHLRQAATWLLYPLVYLAFSLVGAAVLPASAPARHLYPFLDADAHGYRGALADALLLGLAVYGTAILLVALDHARPTPLRRRV from the coding sequence ATGACCGCCCCGATACCCAGGGACATCCCGGACCTCCCCGCGGTCCCGGCCCCGCCCCGCCTGCTGCCCGCACCGGTCCCGGCCACGGCGGTGGTGGCACCGGCCCGCTGCCCCGGGACGGCCCTGTTCCGCCTCCTGACCGCCGTGGCGGCGGCCGGCGCCGTCGCCCTGGAACTCCTCCTGGGCACCCCGGCCCGGGTCCTGAGCTACTTCGGCGTGCAGACCAACATCCTGCTGGCCCTCGTCATGCTTCTGTCGGCATCCAGGGCCTGGCGGGCCCGCCGCTCCCTGCCGGCCTCCGTGACCGGCGCCGCGCTCCTCTACGCCGTGGTCACGGCGCTGGTCCACCAGTTGCTCCTGGCCCACACGACGCCCCCGTTCTCCATGACCGGCGCGGCGACGGCTCCCGAGCGCTGGCACGGCCAGTGGGTGGCCCTCCAGCTCCTCCACACGCTGGTCCCGGCGGCGGTCCTCCTGGACTGGCTGATCCTCACCCCCGCCGCCCGCCTGCACCTGCGCCAGGCAGCGACGTGGCTCCTGTACCCCTTGGTCTACCTGGCCTTCTCCCTCGTCGGGGCGGCCGTCCTGCCCGCTTCGGCACCGGCCCGCCACCTCTACCCCTTCCTGGACGCCGACGCCCACGGCTACCGCGGCGCCCTCGCGGACGCACTCCTCCTGGGCCTCGCCGTCTACGGCACGGCGATCCTCCTGGTCGCCCTGGACCACGCCCGCCCGACCCCGCTCCGCCGCCGCGTCTGA
- a CDS encoding AAA domain-containing protein → MNVPRRVANDPDVIGQTTGLLGFLKEVVQSSHNRLRDDRRSRERIWLANLPASVRRPSARVDGLLLTLEHVPQTAPPPLPEVLDGWISAEQCQDADGGDPPLALEGPGRELVRAADGRQWWEEAEDHSVRREDAAEVLRAYGPWLDRWRRWAERERAERSLRELYEQIYHWHQKLTQQDDQLELVLATGLLTWSDPRGDAVHRHLLTHRVETSVERKTARLTVRLMAEGAVRLEDQAFLDTDDGWAPERSAALAEEIASQSLHLLGTEALEQLVQWQERVLQRPVAFSAEWQPPREPEAGARLTYAPALVLRPRDRNALLSFYDRIADSVAFEAHAPLGLAQLVMTLDPEERANWGDREIPPLFGDDPLFPGKTNERQRSVLRRLEHDTGVVVQGPPGTGKTHTIANLVSALLAQGQRVLVTSARDQALTVLRDKLPPAVRDLCVLLLSSARQDGADELERTINALTDQVAASDPEQLQDEIRRLTARREEVRGRISTLTEQVIALRENEVYRHREIAPGYTGTLAAIVQRVQDNAARHSWIGLVPDEGPTPSIPPLSPAQAAELLSLLRDGAAEPRAGGTLPDPDSLPSPEDLAQALAAGRITDDGLSSEATGIRDDLAQLDMSVTGELTSLAGDCRTALHRLGLPTSADQWDTAKWTTKALSDRLSRENLLLWRRVSGLADHLAVMSRQFDEQGIKRIIVPEQLSVERADAMVATGSALREHLASGGKLRARGSFRASKAQKAAQELLDTCTVNGRPPETLEDLDSVLVRVRAHSAVATLAERWAQAGVSIPEGPVELRLASLAEAFARLEHIDAFGAARERIDELLVGHGLHIALTSRAAWQDFTSALAALSGRRAADEAMAQLAAWEEQLHTPVEGSHSSAEALAAAQAIREQDIDRYAKELEALREAHRREHRRRRCAVLLDSVRRAHPLLADQLTQTPDDPAWEARLDSLAEAWAWAVASAFVRRQRTPGRERQLEAELAQCEKNLEDLTGELAATWGRLHCLQRMTQEQRSALQAYRNHMASYGKGKGRNAGKYRAAAHDAMRTAQGAVPAWVMPISQVAELVLPKRDAFDVVIVDEASQAGMDALFLLWLAPRVIVVGDDKQCAPPVSGMGRLQAIQDRLISHLPDMPPMLRQLYTPATNLYQLLSTFFPKVIRLEEHFRCMPEIIGWSSQTFYNNKLQPLRQFGGERLDPLVTQFVEEAVTQGRDSRLRNPKEAEAIADCLARLVQDPAYRDKTMGIIALQGPVGQVKLLEQLINERIPAPVRERHQIRVGNPASFQGDERHVILLSMVATDPPRIAGGARSERQAYNVAASRAQDQMWLFYSVPPDRLKKEDLRFNLLAYMENPPAALASSADIGEVSSEIPQKPFESLFEQHVYLRLKERGYHVIPQYPAGNKRIDLVVVGARGCLAVECDGERYHSTPEQIRRDQQRDRELQRVGWTFWRIRESDFRFDPDEALSGLWEELNRLGIHPATFGGADDQSRSPSASGTPRWTPLDLSSDEGLAEDSADAPDTPDTTDPVAALDMTGDDETDGTSTEGPA, encoded by the coding sequence GTGAACGTGCCGCGACGTGTCGCGAACGACCCTGACGTCATTGGACAGACCACCGGGCTGCTGGGCTTCCTCAAAGAAGTCGTGCAGAGCAGCCATAACCGTCTACGCGACGACCGCCGCTCACGGGAGCGCATATGGCTGGCGAACCTGCCCGCCTCCGTACGACGCCCGTCAGCTCGAGTAGACGGCTTGCTGCTCACACTCGAGCACGTGCCGCAGACGGCACCACCGCCCCTGCCAGAGGTGCTGGATGGATGGATTTCCGCGGAACAGTGCCAGGACGCTGATGGCGGTGATCCGCCGCTAGCACTCGAAGGGCCGGGGCGTGAGCTGGTGCGAGCCGCGGACGGCCGTCAGTGGTGGGAGGAGGCGGAGGACCACAGCGTCCGCCGAGAGGATGCAGCCGAAGTGCTGCGGGCCTATGGTCCGTGGCTCGACCGCTGGCGCCGGTGGGCAGAGCGGGAGCGTGCGGAGCGATCCCTTCGGGAGTTGTACGAGCAGATCTACCACTGGCACCAGAAGCTGACCCAGCAGGACGACCAACTCGAACTCGTCCTGGCGACCGGCTTGTTGACGTGGAGTGATCCGCGCGGCGACGCCGTCCATCGTCATCTGCTCACTCACCGGGTTGAGACGTCGGTTGAGCGCAAGACCGCCCGGCTGACAGTGCGGCTCATGGCCGAAGGCGCGGTGCGACTCGAGGATCAGGCGTTTCTCGACACCGATGACGGCTGGGCTCCCGAGCGCTCGGCCGCGCTCGCGGAGGAGATAGCTTCCCAGTCGCTGCACCTGCTCGGCACGGAGGCACTGGAGCAGTTGGTCCAATGGCAGGAGCGAGTGCTGCAGCGTCCGGTCGCGTTCAGCGCCGAGTGGCAGCCTCCACGCGAGCCGGAGGCAGGCGCGCGACTGACCTACGCTCCAGCCCTGGTGTTGCGTCCGCGGGACCGAAACGCCTTGCTGAGCTTCTACGACCGAATCGCGGACAGTGTGGCCTTCGAGGCGCACGCTCCCCTGGGGCTCGCTCAGCTGGTGATGACACTGGATCCGGAGGAGCGCGCGAACTGGGGTGACCGCGAGATCCCACCCCTCTTCGGGGACGACCCGCTCTTCCCTGGGAAGACCAACGAGCGACAGCGGAGTGTGCTCAGGCGCCTGGAGCACGACACAGGTGTAGTGGTGCAGGGTCCGCCGGGGACCGGCAAGACACACACGATCGCCAACCTGGTCTCCGCGCTGCTCGCACAGGGACAGCGGGTTCTCGTGACCAGTGCCCGCGATCAGGCTCTGACGGTTCTACGAGACAAACTTCCGCCTGCTGTGAGGGACTTGTGCGTTCTCCTGCTCAGCTCCGCGCGGCAGGACGGGGCGGATGAACTGGAGCGCACGATCAATGCCCTGACTGACCAGGTCGCTGCCAGTGATCCCGAGCAGCTTCAGGACGAGATCCGTCGACTGACCGCGCGCCGTGAAGAGGTGCGGGGAAGGATCAGCACGCTCACCGAGCAGGTGATCGCGCTACGGGAGAACGAGGTCTACCGTCACCGGGAGATCGCGCCCGGATACACCGGCACCCTTGCCGCAATAGTGCAGCGCGTCCAGGACAACGCCGCGCGTCACTCCTGGATCGGCCTGGTTCCGGATGAAGGACCGACACCCTCCATTCCCCCGCTCTCTCCCGCGCAGGCAGCGGAACTGCTGAGCCTCCTGCGTGACGGAGCGGCTGAGCCGCGCGCGGGTGGCACTCTGCCGGATCCGGACAGCCTGCCGTCACCCGAAGATCTGGCCCAAGCCCTCGCGGCCGGCCGTATCACCGATGACGGCCTGTCCTCGGAAGCGACTGGCATTCGTGACGATCTCGCCCAGCTCGACATGTCCGTCACCGGTGAACTGACCTCGCTCGCCGGTGACTGCCGTACGGCGCTGCACCGTCTCGGTCTGCCGACATCGGCCGACCAGTGGGATACAGCCAAGTGGACCACCAAGGCCCTCTCGGACCGGCTCTCTCGCGAAAACCTCCTCCTGTGGCGTCGAGTCTCCGGATTGGCAGATCACCTCGCCGTCATGTCCCGGCAGTTTGACGAGCAGGGAATTAAGCGCATCATCGTGCCCGAGCAGCTCTCCGTCGAGCGAGCCGATGCGATGGTCGCGACTGGCTCTGCGCTGCGCGAGCATCTCGCCTCGGGTGGCAAGCTGCGCGCTCGCGGCAGCTTCCGTGCGTCGAAGGCGCAGAAGGCCGCTCAGGAGCTGCTCGATACGTGCACCGTAAACGGTCGCCCGCCCGAGACACTGGAGGATCTCGACTCCGTTCTCGTCCGCGTGCGCGCTCACTCCGCTGTCGCCACACTCGCGGAGCGGTGGGCGCAGGCCGGGGTCTCCATACCGGAAGGGCCGGTGGAGCTACGTCTGGCCTCTCTGGCCGAGGCTTTCGCACGCCTGGAGCACATCGACGCGTTCGGCGCTGCACGCGAGCGCATCGACGAACTGCTCGTAGGCCACGGCCTGCACATCGCCCTCACTTCCCGCGCGGCCTGGCAGGACTTCACCAGCGCGCTGGCTGCCCTCTCCGGTCGGCGGGCGGCCGATGAAGCCATGGCTCAGCTGGCCGCATGGGAGGAGCAGCTTCATACGCCGGTGGAGGGTTCTCACTCCTCCGCCGAAGCACTGGCCGCCGCCCAGGCCATCCGAGAACAGGACATCGACCGCTACGCTAAGGAACTGGAGGCGCTGCGGGAAGCACATAGGCGGGAGCATCGTCGCCGCCGGTGCGCCGTGCTCCTGGACAGCGTCCGCAGGGCACACCCCCTGCTCGCCGACCAGCTGACGCAGACACCCGACGATCCTGCCTGGGAGGCGCGGCTGGACTCGCTGGCCGAGGCGTGGGCATGGGCTGTGGCTTCCGCGTTCGTACGCCGCCAGCGCACCCCGGGCCGCGAGCGTCAGCTTGAAGCGGAACTGGCCCAGTGCGAAAAGAACCTGGAGGACCTGACCGGTGAACTCGCTGCCACTTGGGGTCGGCTGCACTGCTTGCAGCGCATGACACAGGAGCAGCGGTCAGCGCTCCAGGCGTACCGCAACCACATGGCCTCGTACGGCAAGGGCAAGGGTCGCAACGCGGGCAAGTACCGTGCCGCGGCGCACGACGCCATGAGGACGGCGCAAGGAGCCGTACCCGCGTGGGTCATGCCGATCTCTCAGGTGGCCGAGTTGGTGCTGCCCAAGCGCGACGCGTTCGACGTCGTCATCGTCGACGAGGCCAGTCAGGCCGGCATGGACGCGCTGTTCCTACTGTGGCTCGCTCCCCGCGTGATCGTCGTCGGGGACGACAAGCAGTGCGCGCCCCCGGTCAGCGGCATGGGTCGTCTTCAGGCGATCCAGGACCGGCTCATCTCTCATCTGCCGGACATGCCACCCATGCTGCGCCAGCTCTACACCCCCGCCACCAACCTCTACCAGTTGCTCTCCACATTCTTCCCGAAGGTGATCCGGCTGGAGGAGCACTTCCGGTGCATGCCCGAGATCATCGGCTGGTCCTCCCAGACCTTCTACAACAACAAACTGCAACCCCTGCGGCAATTCGGCGGTGAGCGCCTTGATCCGCTCGTGACGCAGTTCGTCGAAGAGGCTGTCACCCAGGGCCGCGACAGCCGGCTCCGCAACCCCAAGGAAGCCGAGGCCATCGCCGACTGCCTGGCCCGACTCGTGCAGGATCCCGCCTACCGGGACAAGACCATGGGCATCATCGCTCTGCAGGGTCCGGTCGGCCAGGTCAAGCTCCTGGAACAGCTGATCAATGAGCGTATCCCGGCGCCGGTGCGCGAGCGTCACCAGATCCGTGTGGGCAACCCCGCGTCGTTCCAGGGCGACGAACGCCACGTCATCCTGCTGTCGATGGTCGCGACCGACCCGCCGCGCATCGCGGGCGGCGCGCGCAGCGAACGGCAGGCGTACAACGTCGCCGCATCCCGCGCCCAGGACCAGATGTGGCTCTTCTACTCGGTTCCCCCGGACCGCTTGAAGAAGGAGGACCTCCGGTTCAACCTGCTCGCTTATATGGAGAACCCGCCCGCCGCACTGGCCAGCTCCGCCGACATCGGAGAGGTGTCGAGTGAGATCCCGCAGAAACCATTCGAATCACTCTTCGAGCAGCACGTCTATCTACGTCTGAAGGAGCGCGGCTATCACGTCATCCCGCAGTACCCAGCGGGCAACAAACGCATCGACCTTGTCGTCGTAGGGGCACGCGGGTGCCTGGCCGTGGAATGCGACGGCGAGCGGTACCACTCGACACCCGAGCAGATCCGGCGCGACCAGCAGCGCGATCGTGAACTACAAAGAGTGGGCTGGACGTTCTGGCGCATCCGCGAGAGCGACTTCCGATTCGACCCCGACGAAGCGCTGTCCGGCCTTTGGGAAGAACTGAACCGGCTGGGGATCCATCCGGCCACGTTCGGCGGCGCCGACGACCAGTCCCGCTCGCCCTCCGCATCTGGCACTCCTCGGTGGACCCCGCTCGACCTCTCCTCCGACGAAGGGCTGGCCGAGGATTCAGCCGACGCACCCGACACCCCAGACACGACTGATCCGGTCGCTGCCCTCGACATGACCGGAGACGACGAAACCGACGGCACCAGCACGGAAGGCCCTGCATGA
- a CDS encoding helix-turn-helix domain-containing protein codes for MYRFTPAPVPHTPSEAPQPRLYRPDEIAETLGCSAWWVKDRARRCLIPHTRVGRAYRFTAEHLAEIIRLHEERPAQPAQTTGRATEPLSEPTTQTGSRQPRRPAVAPTTRLRARSPRRQQQYSAVV; via the coding sequence TTGTACCGATTCACGCCCGCGCCCGTTCCCCACACGCCGTCCGAGGCCCCTCAGCCTCGTCTCTACCGCCCCGACGAGATCGCCGAGACCCTCGGTTGCTCCGCGTGGTGGGTCAAGGACCGAGCCCGACGCTGCCTGATACCGCACACCCGGGTCGGCCGTGCCTACCGATTCACAGCCGAGCACCTTGCCGAGATCATCCGTCTCCACGAGGAGCGGCCGGCCCAGCCTGCGCAGACAACCGGACGGGCGACCGAGCCGCTCTCCGAGCCCACTACGCAGACCGGCTCCAGGCAACCTCGCCGTCCTGCCGTCGCTCCGACGACCCGCCTACGCGCCCGCTCGCCGCGTCGACAGCAGCAGTACAGCGCTGTCGTGTGA
- a CDS encoding helix-turn-helix domain-containing protein: MAARSLEIGPAGILAARTIEVLRTERGLGQRQLAARCTALGRPMSNTMLSRIELAKQRCDIDDLVAIAEALQVSPTALLQGPGAT; this comes from the coding sequence ATGGCAGCACGTTCTCTGGAAATAGGGCCCGCAGGAATCCTGGCGGCTCGCACCATCGAAGTTCTTCGCACGGAACGCGGGCTTGGCCAGCGCCAACTTGCCGCACGGTGCACCGCTTTGGGCCGTCCTATGTCCAACACGATGCTGTCCCGCATCGAACTCGCCAAGCAGCGATGCGATATCGACGACCTCGTCGCCATCGCAGAAGCCCTGCAGGTATCTCCCACCGCCCTCCTTCAGGGGCCGGGCGCCACTTGA
- a CDS encoding ATP-binding protein: MTATLTREPHRVGPLADRLNGILASRGIDLASTAVEEGHAEPVTALELADARIPARYRRALADHPKVAVWADEIARAGRPGPGGPGIAEGPSLLIAGPTGTGKTYQAYGAIRTLLARGVRLRWEATTTADFHARLRPRAGHDAERELQTLARCPLLFLDDLGAAKTSEWTEELTYRLINHRYEHMLPTLITTNLPTEQLRIALGDRVASRLAEMTERVILKGPNRRRRTAPSA, from the coding sequence CTGACCGCCACCCTCACCCGTGAGCCCCACCGGGTCGGCCCGCTCGCCGACCGGCTCAACGGCATCCTTGCCAGTCGCGGCATCGACCTCGCCAGCACGGCCGTCGAGGAAGGGCACGCCGAGCCCGTCACCGCACTGGAACTCGCCGACGCCAGGATCCCCGCCCGCTACCGCCGAGCCCTGGCCGACCACCCGAAGGTCGCCGTCTGGGCCGACGAGATCGCCCGCGCCGGGCGTCCTGGCCCCGGCGGGCCCGGGATCGCCGAAGGCCCGTCGCTGCTGATCGCCGGCCCCACGGGCACAGGTAAGACGTACCAGGCGTACGGCGCCATCCGCACCCTGCTCGCCCGTGGCGTCCGCCTGCGCTGGGAAGCGACCACCACCGCCGACTTCCACGCTCGCCTGCGTCCACGCGCCGGCCATGACGCCGAACGTGAACTGCAGACCCTGGCACGCTGCCCGCTGCTGTTCCTGGACGACCTCGGTGCGGCCAAGACCAGCGAGTGGACCGAGGAGCTCACCTACCGGCTCATCAATCACCGGTACGAGCACATGCTCCCCACCCTCATCACCACCAACCTCCCGACGGAGCAGCTACGCATCGCCCTCGGTGACCGCGTCGCCTCCCGCCTCGCCGAAATGACCGAGCGCGTCATCCTCAAAGGCCCCAACCGACGACGCCGCACCGCGCCCTCCGCCTGA
- the mobC gene encoding plasmid mobilization relaxosome protein MobC — protein MQQRERLRDKKKRVRQPSCRMNHDEYQLLVRAAAECHMRVAGFLARAALNAARDLNRTATNIAGENEMLQELFALRRHLGQIGNNLNQVAKALNSGADAPQAAAALAAVQRAAKRVDAFTQQHLDHRTAA, from the coding sequence GTGCAGCAGCGTGAGCGTCTGCGCGACAAGAAGAAACGCGTGCGCCAGCCCAGCTGCCGCATGAACCACGACGAGTACCAACTCCTCGTCCGAGCAGCCGCCGAGTGCCATATGAGGGTCGCCGGGTTCCTTGCCCGCGCGGCTCTCAACGCTGCCCGCGACCTCAACCGCACCGCCACGAACATCGCGGGTGAGAACGAGATGCTGCAGGAGCTGTTCGCGCTGCGGCGGCACCTCGGGCAGATCGGCAACAACCTCAACCAGGTGGCCAAAGCGCTGAACTCCGGAGCCGACGCCCCGCAGGCCGCAGCCGCCCTCGCCGCCGTCCAGCGCGCCGCCAAGCGGGTCGACGCCTTCACCCAGCAGCACCTGGACCACAGGACGGCTGCGTGA
- a CDS encoding relaxase/mobilization nuclease domain-containing protein has translation MIPRVHTRGTRTIGLLHYLYGPGTHEEHIDPHLVAAWDGLAPDPGRNPDATYGDLQRLLDQPVMALPESRRPAEHVWHLSVRAAPEDPILSDEQWGEIARRMVAATGIAPAGDDAACRWAAVRHADDHIHVIATIVREDGRQARLRQDGRRSQAEARKIEIDYGLRRLHTGDGTAAQRPTSAERHKAQREGRERTAREELRETVRRAVAGTASTEEFFDRLAAAGLLIRKRIAPSGDLLGYKVALPNDRNGEKEPVFYAGSTLAPDLSLPRIRERWALPAEAASADGSGPEQPALPDVTGPAFARRRASAATWQALLIIDHGDDGTAAAQITAAGEILDALAKTSAAHTRAELREAAFAFERASRSHVRAARGHDRALRQVARDLVHSGPALGRGEDGATTAMLIDMAFFLAMAAANWHAKKHHGQQAAAARQAAEHLRAAYQAAAGESMAALAQRGRGMAPRVRQRQADLLHQVLPELAERIRAEDGWPALAATLDDARRAGHDPAALLADAARRREVDTATSISDVLVWRLRRSAHLPALPESSHETPARDSRHQATSAPNPPLTQGVGNHFSRRR, from the coding sequence GTGATCCCGCGCGTCCACACTAGGGGCACGCGCACCATCGGCCTGCTCCACTACCTGTACGGGCCCGGCACGCACGAGGAGCACATCGACCCGCACCTGGTGGCCGCATGGGACGGCCTTGCCCCCGACCCCGGCCGAAACCCCGACGCCACGTACGGCGATCTCCAGCGGCTGCTCGACCAGCCGGTCATGGCCCTGCCCGAGAGCCGGCGGCCCGCCGAGCACGTGTGGCACCTGTCGGTACGCGCCGCCCCCGAGGACCCGATCCTGTCGGACGAGCAGTGGGGCGAGATAGCCCGCAGGATGGTCGCCGCCACCGGTATCGCCCCCGCCGGCGACGACGCCGCGTGCCGCTGGGCGGCCGTCCGGCACGCCGACGACCACATCCACGTCATCGCCACCATCGTCCGCGAAGACGGCCGCCAGGCCCGCCTGCGCCAGGACGGCAGACGCTCCCAGGCCGAAGCCCGCAAGATCGAGATCGACTACGGGCTGCGCCGCCTCCACACCGGCGACGGCACCGCCGCCCAGCGGCCCACCAGCGCCGAACGACATAAAGCCCAACGGGAAGGCCGCGAGCGCACCGCGCGGGAGGAACTGCGAGAGACCGTGCGCCGCGCCGTCGCTGGCACCGCCTCCACGGAGGAGTTCTTCGACCGCCTGGCCGCCGCCGGTCTGTTGATCCGCAAGCGCATCGCGCCCTCCGGTGACCTGCTCGGCTACAAGGTCGCGCTGCCCAATGACCGCAACGGTGAGAAGGAACCGGTGTTCTACGCGGGCTCCACGCTCGCGCCCGATCTGTCCCTGCCCCGCATCCGCGAACGCTGGGCGCTTCCCGCGGAGGCCGCTTCAGCGGACGGCTCAGGGCCGGAGCAGCCTGCCCTGCCGGACGTGACCGGCCCCGCGTTCGCGCGACGGCGGGCCTCCGCCGCCACCTGGCAGGCGCTGCTGATCATCGACCACGGCGACGACGGCACGGCAGCTGCCCAGATCACCGCGGCGGGCGAGATCCTGGACGCGCTCGCCAAGACCTCCGCCGCCCACACCCGCGCTGAACTCCGCGAGGCAGCCTTCGCGTTCGAGCGGGCCAGCCGTTCCCACGTGAGAGCCGCACGTGGGCATGACCGGGCCCTGCGGCAGGTCGCCCGCGATCTCGTCCACAGCGGGCCAGCCCTCGGCCGAGGGGAAGATGGCGCCACCACCGCCATGCTCATCGACATGGCGTTCTTCCTCGCCATGGCCGCGGCGAACTGGCACGCGAAGAAGCACCACGGCCAGCAGGCCGCAGCCGCCCGGCAAGCCGCCGAACATCTGCGCGCCGCCTACCAGGCCGCCGCAGGTGAATCCATGGCCGCCCTCGCACAGCGAGGCCGCGGTATGGCCCCGCGTGTTCGGCAACGGCAAGCCGACCTTCTCCACCAGGTGCTGCCGGAGCTGGCCGAACGCATCCGGGCAGAGGACGGCTGGCCTGCCCTGGCCGCCACACTCGACGACGCTCGCAGAGCCGGCCACGACCCGGCAGCTCTGCTGGCTGACGCTGCCCGGCGGCGCGAGGTCGACACCGCGACCTCCATCAGCGACGTCCTCGTCTGGCGCCTGCGCCGCAGCGCCCACCTGCCCGCCCTGCCCGAAAGCTCCCACGAGACGCCCGCCCGAGACAGTCGGCACCAGGCGACTTCGGCGCCCAACCCGCCGCTGACGCAGGGCGTCGGGAACCATTTCAGCCGCCGACGCTGA